GCGGCTAATCTCCCCGTCTATCTTTTTTATTTGGTTTTGGTGTATATCCCAAAGCTGCATGTTCTGCTCAAGCATGAATAAATAGGTATCATTATACCGGCCTTCCAATGCTTTTAATACTTTTTCACCTTTATATTTTTGAATGCGTTCATCACAAAGGCTAAGTAAATAGTTGCTGTCCCGGTTCCCGGATAATATAGCTTTGATCATATTAATGCCGCTGGTACCATGGATCTGGCTAAGTACCTCCGGAAGTTTGATGTTCATCAACTCCAGGCATTTCTGCATCTTGTTAACATAGGTACTGCCCATACTGATGATATCCAGGCGTTCCCGCACCAAATGACGAAGTTCCATGAACTTGCCCTGGGGGATAAAGCTATGTCTGAGGATGCCGGCAGAAAACAGCTTCTGGATCCACTGGCAATCCCTTACATCAGTTTTTCTGCCTTTCACCTGTTTGGTTTCTTTAGGGTTGACCAGGCAAACCAATATGCCAAGTTCTTCTAACAGAAAGTATAAAGCGATCCAGTAAACACCTGTGGCTTCCATTGCTACCTTTTTTACGCCTCTCTCTTTCAGATACACTGCACAAGCATAATAACTTGATGTGAAGGTTTCAAAGCTGACCACCTCTTTCCCATCAGGGGATACAAAAATCTGCTCAGCACCGATATCAATACCTGCAACATTTTGGTGGACTGTTTCAAAAGTCGTTTCTTTTGCCATAACTTTACTTTAGATTTTAAAATCAAGCAACTTATGGCTCAGGAAAGCGATAAATAAAAGGCACGCTGCCATACGGGAATACTGCAGGTAACAGTATCACCAAAATGCTTACGCTATTTCCTAAAGCAAATCTCAGGGGCGGGTAAATAACACCAAGAGCTAAACTGCTACTCTGCCATAAGTTGCTTTTGCAAAGTTCAGCATTCGCTTGTCATCTGCAATGCTATTATTTGTGCGCAAATAAACCCTACTCAGGATGACAAACTTTTTTAATTATGTCATGGGGAGCCTGTCGAAGCAAGGTGGGAAGGGCCTCCGCGCGCGACTCTTCGACAAGCTCAGAGTGACAGGCCCTCCCGTCTTATGTCATATTTCTTTCAGATGCCCCAGCTTTTACCTACACGCAATGATGCCTGGAGAAATAAGTGAATTTTTTGTGTATCTTATTCCCGCTGTATACGATTTGTATACAACAAACCAATCACCCTGTATACAACGTGTGCATGCCCAAACCTTGCTTTGCGCGTACTTATCTGCCTAAATTTACATCAACCAACCAAACTAAAATTAAAGTTTGGCTACCTAACACAAATACCAATGATAAGCAAAGCGCTCAGGTTTACCAACGATGTTTTAGACCAGTTTCTGCGAAACAGGTTTGGGCTTGATGAAAGCAGGGTATTGCTTAATAACCTGATTGAGGGTGATGGTTCCATACCAACCGCCAATCAAAACAAGGTGGTTATCTCGCTTATCAATATCGAAAAGGATACCAACAAACCTTTTAATACGCGTAACCAAAGGTTGCCCAACGGTAATTTCACCGATATCAGCCCCGAAGAGCGGTTTAACCTTTATATATTGGTTAGCGCCAATTTTGATGATTATAACGAGAGCCTCAAATTCCTGAATGCGGCTATCACTTTTTTCCAGGTGAATACCTGCCTAAGCTCCGCAACCAGTTCCAATTTGCCTCAGGGCATTACCAAGCTTGAATTTGAAATAGAAAAGATGACCTACCATCAAATGCATAGCCTCTGGACAGCGATGGGGGCTAAATATCAGCCATCGGTAGTGTATAAAATGTGGCTGATCACTATTCAGGGCGATCAATTGATCGGTATGGTTCCGGCTGTTTCGCAAACTTCAAATACGGTAACATCATGATGCAGACTAACTACCAGATAGCTTTTACGCTTGATGTGCAGCACACCTATTTTGATAAGGGGATTTGCAAATGCCTGCAATTTGTTCCGGGTGCAGGTACAGCTAAACTGATGAGGCGCTTTGAGATCACCATGCTGAAAAAAGTGAACGGTTTTGATTTTTATATCGATTCGCCGCAAACTATTGCGCAATACCTCGATTACATAACCCAGGCCACCGGGCAAACCTGTTTTGATTTTAATATCTCGGCAACCGACCAGCAGTTTTATCTTTTTACCGATACCGGAAAAATAGGCCCCGGCCAGCTAACTTTTGATACGGGTGCGGCCGCGAATACGGTTAACAACGATGTGGTCGATCTGTATTGTTACCAATCTCCCTCGCTCAATGCTTCATTTATAGGTACACTCAGTATTGATTTTGACGATATTATAAGCTATGCCCGGGGCGAAAGCGGAGCTGCGTTTAATATCAGTTTCAGGGCGCGGGCCACCCAGTGGCAGTATTTTATCATCAACCGCAGTGCTGTAAAGCTGGATAACCCGGTAATTGCGGGTAAAGCCGATATCGGTTTTGAAGGCCCCAAAAGTGTAGTGACATCCAACGGGCAGCCGGCTATATTTTTTTCATCAGGAACAAACCTCATCCCGCTTAGCGAAACACCTGTTTACCAGTTTAACCTTGTCAACAGTTCTGCAAATGGTTCATCGGCACAAAAAATAAACAACGGCAAGATCGTTTTTAAAGGCCTGCCCAATCCGCATCCGGGCATTATAGCCCTGGCCGGGGATGGGCTTACCGGGCAGCTTGCTTCACCAATGTATGTATATGTTTAAATCAATAACCCAATAAAAACGTAAGATTATGCTTGAAACAAACATTAAATCTCCGGGTGTATATATAAACGAATTAAACGCGTTCGCAAATTCGGTGGTGCCGGTTGCAACGGCAGTGCCCGCGTTTATCGGCTATACCCCACAGGCCGCGTACGAAGGGAGATCGTACACCAACGTGGCCCAAAAGATCACCTCCTTTGCCGAGTTCCAGGCCATTTATTGTATTCCTGATCCTCCGGCACCTGCGCCTCCTACCAAACAGTATGCCCCGCAGTACTACCTGGTACAGCAAAAAGCACAACCAACCGATCCTAATTACATGGTGATCAATGGTGCTTATTATTCTATCGTGCCCGATCCTAACACTATTTATCACCTGTACAACAGTATCCAGCTGTTTTATCAAAATGGCGGCGGCGATGCGTACATTGTTTCGGTTGGTGGTTACGGTGCGCAATCGGGTACACCTGCAGCACCGGGTACACAGATTGTAAACCCTAACGTTAAACTTACCGACTTAATGGGCGGGCTGCAGTTATTGCTGAACGAGGAAGAGCCAACCATGTATATCTGCCCCGAGGCTACGTTGCTTTCCATTGCTGATAACGGCACCCTGATGCAGGAGATGCTGTTGCAAAGCAGTAACATGCAAACTGCCATCAGCATTTTCGATATCATAGGCGGCAAAAATCCCGACCCGATCATGTATACCAATGATATTACTACCTTCAGGAATAATACAGGTGTAAATGGTCTTAACTATGGTACTGCCTATTATCCTTTCATCGGCACAACCATCATGCAATCGCAGGATATTGATTATACCAATTTGTTTGGTGGCGACATTAAACAACTGGCCCCCATCATTAATCCGCCCGCCAGTGCCGATCCTACGCTTACCACCATTATCAACAGTATCGAAACACCATCGGGCACACCTTTAACGGTAACGCAGTATAATAACTCGCTTATTAATGCCAGCAAGTTATACAGCACCATCATCAAACAAATTCTTAACGATGCCAATACCCTGCCCCCAAGCGGTGCTATGGCCGGTGTAATGACCACCATTGATAACCAGGAAGGTGTTTGGCAGGCCCCGGCCAATGTTTCGATAGTTGGCGCGGCTTCATTGCCTATCCGTTTGTCTGAAAGTCAGCAGGCCAATTTAAATATGGATGCCGTTTCGGGTAAATCTGTTAACGCTATCCGTTTCTTCAACGGTATCGGCATCCTGGTTTGGGGCGCGCGTACCTTGGATGGCAACAGCGGCGATTGGAAATACCTTTCGGTTAGGCGTACCGTAACCTTCCTCGAGCAATCGTGCAAACTGGCAGCGCACCCTTATGTATTTCAGCCTAATGATATGAACACCTGGGCAGCGGTAACAGCCATGATCAGCAGTTTTCTAACCTCGGTTTGGAAGGAAGGCGGCTTACAGGGTGCAAGCGCATCTGATGCGTTCTCGGTTAGCTGCGGTTTAGGCACCACCATGACATCCGACGATATTTTGAACGGATTTATGAACGTGATGGTAAAAGTGGCGGTGGTTAGGCCGGCCGAGTTTATCGTAATCACCTTCCAGCAGCAAATGGCTGTTTCAAGCTAACATCAATATTAACCCAATACATTAATTAATAATAAAAAACAACAACATGCCAACACCAGATGACGGTAGCAAGCAAGGTGCCACATGGCCCATGCCCAAGTTCAGGTTCGAGGTAGATCTCGGGACTGAACTTACAGGAGTAGCATTCCAGGAAGTATCCGGAATGGATGTAGAAAACCAGGTAATTGAATACCGGAAAAGCAACAGCCCCCTGTTTTCGACAGAGAAAATGCCCGGTATAAAAAAATACGGCAACGTAACCATGAAACGGGGAGTTTTTGTAAACGATAACACCTTTTGGAACTGGCACGCCCAGGTATCCATGAACACCATAGCCCGCCGTACCGTGCTCATTAAACTGCTTGATGAAGGTGGTAACGTAACCATGCAATGGCAGCTAAACAACGCCTGGCCTACAAAAATCACCAGTACCGATCTTAAATCGGACGGGAACGAGGTTGCTGTTGATACCATCGAGATAGCGCACGAGCAGCTTATTATAACCAATGGCAAAGCAGCAAGCTGATACAGGTACGGTATACCCGGTTGGTTTCAGGTTTCAGCTTTCGTTTAATAATGATGATGCCGCTTTTCAGGAAGTATCGGGCATCAGCAAGGAGTTAAGCGTTGAAGAAGTTACCAGCGGCGGGGAAAACCGGTTTAAATACCGGCTCCCTACCGTTGCTACCAGCCAGAACCTGGTACTGAAACGGGCGTTGGTACCTAAAGGCTCAAAATTGATAGGTTGGTGCTCGAGCGTTTTGGATCAGGGCTTTGCGCAGGCCATTAAGGCTTACGATGTTTCGGTTAGCCTGCTGGATAACCAGGGCAATGTTTGCGTAATGTGGACTTTTCACAATGCCTACCCTATAAAATACTCAGTAACCGATTTAAAATCGCAGGAGAGCGAGATCATGATCGAAACCATTGAGCTGGCCTATACCTACTTTGATATAAGCACGGGGCAAACCTCCAATAATCCTAACTGATATGCCGGTAGAAATAAGGGAACTGATTATCAAAACGGCCATTTCAACAGGCGCTGCCAGGCAAAGCGAAGGCATTAAAGAAAAAGACCTTAACGCCATGAAAAGGCAATTGCTTGAAGAGTGCAAGCGCCTGTTTGCCGATACAAAAAAACGGAACGACAATAAAAGATAAGCACTATGCCAGGTTTGGAATTGATGAAGATTACAGGATATACCGACGAAGGTTTTAACGACGCCTTCGAGGGTGATCCCTATTCGGTAATGATCAATCCGGATTCTATCAAGCGGCAAAAAACTATCCAGTACAACGAGCAGCAGGCGCAGGATACCAGTTCGCCATCGCAAAAATACAAGAGCACGCCGGCCGATACCATGAGCTTTGAAATAGTGATTGATTGTACGGGCATTGTTGATGCTACGCGCACCAATATGGATACCGAGATCCAGGCACTGGAGAAGATCATTTATGTGTACAACGGCAAAATTCACCGGCCAAATTTTGTAAAGGTGCAATGGGGTTCGAACCTCACTTTTAAAGGGGTGTTAACCTCGTTTGATATTTCGTACACGTTGTTCAGGCCG
The sequence above is a segment of the Mucilaginibacter celer genome. Coding sequences within it:
- a CDS encoding IS110 family transposase, with the protein product MAKETTFETVHQNVAGIDIGAEQIFVSPDGKEVVSFETFTSSYYACAVYLKERGVKKVAMEATGVYWIALYFLLEELGILVCLVNPKETKQVKGRKTDVRDCQWIQKLFSAGILRHSFIPQGKFMELRHLVRERLDIISMGSTYVNKMQKCLELMNIKLPEVLSQIHGTSGINMIKAILSGNRDSNYLLSLCDERIQKYKGEKVLKALEGRYNDTYLFMLEQNMQLWDIHQNQIKKIDGEISRLLDELSVDKEEVVTGKAKAVRHHAPKIPGLHATMARLYGVDLTSIPGINDYTALRLIGETGVDMSRFPTVKSFVNWLTLSPKSHRSGKMKKNVRGMPCNVAGQIFKQCAQSLLNSKNNAIGSFMRKLRGRKDSGIAIKAGARKLAIAYYNTLTKGTAYVEEGTKRYEDQLQRREMALLKKMAKKYNMQLSENQIAA
- a CDS encoding DUF4255 domain-containing protein; its protein translation is MISKALRFTNDVLDQFLRNRFGLDESRVLLNNLIEGDGSIPTANQNKVVISLINIEKDTNKPFNTRNQRLPNGNFTDISPEERFNLYILVSANFDDYNESLKFLNAAITFFQVNTCLSSATSSNLPQGITKLEFEIEKMTYHQMHSLWTAMGAKYQPSVVYKMWLITIQGDQLIGMVPAVSQTSNTVTS
- a CDS encoding phage tail sheath family protein encodes the protein MLETNIKSPGVYINELNAFANSVVPVATAVPAFIGYTPQAAYEGRSYTNVAQKITSFAEFQAIYCIPDPPAPAPPTKQYAPQYYLVQQKAQPTDPNYMVINGAYYSIVPDPNTIYHLYNSIQLFYQNGGGDAYIVSVGGYGAQSGTPAAPGTQIVNPNVKLTDLMGGLQLLLNEEEPTMYICPEATLLSIADNGTLMQEMLLQSSNMQTAISIFDIIGGKNPDPIMYTNDITTFRNNTGVNGLNYGTAYYPFIGTTIMQSQDIDYTNLFGGDIKQLAPIINPPASADPTLTTIINSIETPSGTPLTVTQYNNSLINASKLYSTIIKQILNDANTLPPSGAMAGVMTTIDNQEGVWQAPANVSIVGAASLPIRLSESQQANLNMDAVSGKSVNAIRFFNGIGILVWGARTLDGNSGDWKYLSVRRTVTFLEQSCKLAAHPYVFQPNDMNTWAAVTAMISSFLTSVWKEGGLQGASASDAFSVSCGLGTTMTSDDILNGFMNVMVKVAVVRPAEFIVITFQQQMAVSS
- a CDS encoding phage tail protein, whose protein sequence is MPTPDDGSKQGATWPMPKFRFEVDLGTELTGVAFQEVSGMDVENQVIEYRKSNSPLFSTEKMPGIKKYGNVTMKRGVFVNDNTFWNWHAQVSMNTIARRTVLIKLLDEGGNVTMQWQLNNAWPTKITSTDLKSDGNEVAVDTIEIAHEQLIITNGKAAS
- a CDS encoding phage tail protein — translated: MAKQQADTGTVYPVGFRFQLSFNNDDAAFQEVSGISKELSVEEVTSGGENRFKYRLPTVATSQNLVLKRALVPKGSKLIGWCSSVLDQGFAQAIKAYDVSVSLLDNQGNVCVMWTFHNAYPIKYSVTDLKSQESEIMIETIELAYTYFDISTGQTSNNPN
- a CDS encoding DUF5908 family protein: MPVEIRELIIKTAISTGAARQSEGIKEKDLNAMKRQLLEECKRLFADTKKRNDNKR